A window from Anoplolepis gracilipes chromosome 15, ASM4749672v1, whole genome shotgun sequence encodes these proteins:
- the LOC140674199 gene encoding ankyrin repeat domain-containing protein 13C isoform X2: MPMTMAQEEGEKYPIHRCIFQGSVKTLSSLIKTHDIAEKDKQGNTPLHLAVMLGRKECVQLLLAHGAPVKVKNLAGWSPLAEAISYGDRQTISSLVRKLKQQTREQMEERRPNLVAALHQMGDFYMELKWDFQSWVPLVSRVLPSDICKIHKSGASIRMDTTLVDFNDMRWERGDISFIFNGDQKPGHSLIVLDNKAKLFQRETELEIEDEVDILMSSDIMAAQMSTKGITFSRAQTGWIFREDKREMVGTFHADFYQINGMVLESRKRREHLSEEDLQKNKAIMESLTKGSSQGFKNGEPPLRRASLNPPPESNITWDEYAVAPPGQCPLLGRNLVYKESSKSFKATVAMSPDFPLTVDMLLNVLEVITPFKHLSKLRQFVLMKLPPGFPVKIDIPILPTVTAKITFQEFAFRNDIDPELFQVPSDYFEDPMRDYDVYMIMMMALHNISCL; this comes from the exons ATGCCGATGACGATGGCGCAGGAGGAAGGCGAGAAGTATCCGATACACAGGTGTATATTTCAAGGCAGCGTCAAGACGCTGAGTTCTTTAATTAAGACGCACGATATTGCCGAAAAGGATAAACAAG GGAACACACCTTTGCATTTAGCTGTGATGTTAGGAAGAAAAG aatgtGTTCAATTATTGCTTGCACATGGTGCACCTGTAAAAGTGAAGAATCTAGCTGGCTGGAGTCCATTGGCCGAAGCAATCAGTTATGGAGATAGACAAACca TATCATCTTTAGTGCGCAAATTGAAGCAACAAACAAGAGAGCAGATGGAGGAAAGGAGGCCAAATCTAGTTGCCGCGTTGCATCAAATGGGCGATTTTTAtatggaattaaaatgggatttTCAAAGTTGGG tACCATTAGTTTCGAGAGTGTTGCCGTCAGATATATGTAAGATCCATAAAAGCGGGGCTTCGATTAGGATGGACACAACTCTTGTAGACTTTAATGATATGAGATGGGAAAGAGGAGACATATCTTTTATCTTCAACGGTGACCAAAAGCCCGGGCATTCGTTGATTGTCCTCGACAATAAAGCCAAACTTTTCCAAAGA gaaACGGAACTCGAGATAGAGGATGAAGTTGATATTCTTATGTCTAGCGATATTATGGCAGCACAAATGTCTACCAAAGGTATCACATTTTCTAGAGCACAGACAGGATGGATTTTTAGAGAAGACAAAAGA GAAATGGTAGGAACCTTTCATGCCGATTTCTATCAAATTAACGGCATGGTTTTGGAAAGTAGAAAACGTCGCGAACATTTAAGCGAGGAGGATCTCCAAAAGAATAAAGCTATTATGGAGTCTCTTACCAAAGGTAGTTCTCAAGGTTTTAAAAATGGCGAG ccTCCTTTAAGAAGAGCATCTTTGAATCCGCCACCAGAATCGAACATCACGTGGGATGAATATGCCGTTGCTCCGCCAGGTCAATGTCCACTTCTAGGAAGAAATCTTGTTTATAAGGAAAGTAGTAAATCTTTCAAGGCCACTGTGGCGATGAGTCCGGATTTTCCCCTCACCGTCGATATGTTACTTAATGTTCTGGAAGTGATCACGCCGTTTAAGCATCTAAGCAAGTTACGACAATTTGTACTTATGAAGTTGCCCCCTGGATTTCCAGTTAAGATCGACATACCGATTTTGCCTACGGTCACTGctaaaataacttttcaagAGTTCGCCTTTCGAAATGACATAGATCCAGAGTTGTTTCAAGTGCCATCCGACTACTTTGAAGATCCAATGAg AGATTACGATGTGTACATGATTATGATGATGGCCCTTCATAACATATCATGTCTTTGA
- the LOC140674199 gene encoding ankyrin repeat domain-containing protein 13C isoform X1 has protein sequence MPMTMAQEEGEKYPIHRCIFQGSVKTLSSLIKTHDIAEKDKQGNTPLHLAVMLGRKECVQLLLAHGAPVKVKNLAGWSPLAEAISYGDRQTISSLVRKLKQQTREQMEERRPNLVAALHQMGDFYMELKWDFQSWVPLVSRVLPSDICKIHKSGASIRMDTTLVDFNDMRWERGDISFIFNGDQKPGHSLIVLDNKAKLFQRVRHKETELEIEDEVDILMSSDIMAAQMSTKGITFSRAQTGWIFREDKREMVGTFHADFYQINGMVLESRKRREHLSEEDLQKNKAIMESLTKGSSQGFKNGEPPLRRASLNPPPESNITWDEYAVAPPGQCPLLGRNLVYKESSKSFKATVAMSPDFPLTVDMLLNVLEVITPFKHLSKLRQFVLMKLPPGFPVKIDIPILPTVTAKITFQEFAFRNDIDPELFQVPSDYFEDPMRDYDVYMIMMMALHNISCL, from the exons ATGCCGATGACGATGGCGCAGGAGGAAGGCGAGAAGTATCCGATACACAGGTGTATATTTCAAGGCAGCGTCAAGACGCTGAGTTCTTTAATTAAGACGCACGATATTGCCGAAAAGGATAAACAAG GGAACACACCTTTGCATTTAGCTGTGATGTTAGGAAGAAAAG aatgtGTTCAATTATTGCTTGCACATGGTGCACCTGTAAAAGTGAAGAATCTAGCTGGCTGGAGTCCATTGGCCGAAGCAATCAGTTATGGAGATAGACAAACca TATCATCTTTAGTGCGCAAATTGAAGCAACAAACAAGAGAGCAGATGGAGGAAAGGAGGCCAAATCTAGTTGCCGCGTTGCATCAAATGGGCGATTTTTAtatggaattaaaatgggatttTCAAAGTTGGG tACCATTAGTTTCGAGAGTGTTGCCGTCAGATATATGTAAGATCCATAAAAGCGGGGCTTCGATTAGGATGGACACAACTCTTGTAGACTTTAATGATATGAGATGGGAAAGAGGAGACATATCTTTTATCTTCAACGGTGACCAAAAGCCCGGGCATTCGTTGATTGTCCTCGACAATAAAGCCAAACTTTTCCAAAGAGTGAGACATAAG gaaACGGAACTCGAGATAGAGGATGAAGTTGATATTCTTATGTCTAGCGATATTATGGCAGCACAAATGTCTACCAAAGGTATCACATTTTCTAGAGCACAGACAGGATGGATTTTTAGAGAAGACAAAAGA GAAATGGTAGGAACCTTTCATGCCGATTTCTATCAAATTAACGGCATGGTTTTGGAAAGTAGAAAACGTCGCGAACATTTAAGCGAGGAGGATCTCCAAAAGAATAAAGCTATTATGGAGTCTCTTACCAAAGGTAGTTCTCAAGGTTTTAAAAATGGCGAG ccTCCTTTAAGAAGAGCATCTTTGAATCCGCCACCAGAATCGAACATCACGTGGGATGAATATGCCGTTGCTCCGCCAGGTCAATGTCCACTTCTAGGAAGAAATCTTGTTTATAAGGAAAGTAGTAAATCTTTCAAGGCCACTGTGGCGATGAGTCCGGATTTTCCCCTCACCGTCGATATGTTACTTAATGTTCTGGAAGTGATCACGCCGTTTAAGCATCTAAGCAAGTTACGACAATTTGTACTTATGAAGTTGCCCCCTGGATTTCCAGTTAAGATCGACATACCGATTTTGCCTACGGTCACTGctaaaataacttttcaagAGTTCGCCTTTCGAAATGACATAGATCCAGAGTTGTTTCAAGTGCCATCCGACTACTTTGAAGATCCAATGAg AGATTACGATGTGTACATGATTATGATGATGGCCCTTCATAACATATCATGTCTTTGA
- the LOC140674199 gene encoding ankyrin repeat domain-containing protein 13C isoform X4: MPMTMAQEEGEKYPIHRCIFQGSVKTLSSLIKTHDIAEKDKQGNTPLHLAVMLGRKECVQLLLAHGAPVKVKNLAGWSPLAEAISYGDRQTISSLVRKLKQQTREQMEERRPNLVAALHQMGDFYMELKWDFQSWVPLVSRVLPSDICKIHKSGASIRMDTTLVDFNDMRWERGDISFIFNGDQKPGHSLIVLDNKAKLFQRVRHKETELEIEDEVDILMSSDIMAAQMSTKGITFSRAQTGWIFREDKREMVGTFHADFYQINGMVLESRKRREHLSEEDLQKNKAIMESLTKGSSQGFKNGEPPLRRASLNPPPESNITWDEYAVAPPGQCPLLGRNLVYKESSKSFKATVAMSPDFPLTVDMLLNVLEVITPFKHLSKLRQFVLMKLPPGFPVKIDIPILPTVTAKITFQEFAFRNDIDPELFQVPSDYFEDPMRFPDL, encoded by the exons ATGCCGATGACGATGGCGCAGGAGGAAGGCGAGAAGTATCCGATACACAGGTGTATATTTCAAGGCAGCGTCAAGACGCTGAGTTCTTTAATTAAGACGCACGATATTGCCGAAAAGGATAAACAAG GGAACACACCTTTGCATTTAGCTGTGATGTTAGGAAGAAAAG aatgtGTTCAATTATTGCTTGCACATGGTGCACCTGTAAAAGTGAAGAATCTAGCTGGCTGGAGTCCATTGGCCGAAGCAATCAGTTATGGAGATAGACAAACca TATCATCTTTAGTGCGCAAATTGAAGCAACAAACAAGAGAGCAGATGGAGGAAAGGAGGCCAAATCTAGTTGCCGCGTTGCATCAAATGGGCGATTTTTAtatggaattaaaatgggatttTCAAAGTTGGG tACCATTAGTTTCGAGAGTGTTGCCGTCAGATATATGTAAGATCCATAAAAGCGGGGCTTCGATTAGGATGGACACAACTCTTGTAGACTTTAATGATATGAGATGGGAAAGAGGAGACATATCTTTTATCTTCAACGGTGACCAAAAGCCCGGGCATTCGTTGATTGTCCTCGACAATAAAGCCAAACTTTTCCAAAGAGTGAGACATAAG gaaACGGAACTCGAGATAGAGGATGAAGTTGATATTCTTATGTCTAGCGATATTATGGCAGCACAAATGTCTACCAAAGGTATCACATTTTCTAGAGCACAGACAGGATGGATTTTTAGAGAAGACAAAAGA GAAATGGTAGGAACCTTTCATGCCGATTTCTATCAAATTAACGGCATGGTTTTGGAAAGTAGAAAACGTCGCGAACATTTAAGCGAGGAGGATCTCCAAAAGAATAAAGCTATTATGGAGTCTCTTACCAAAGGTAGTTCTCAAGGTTTTAAAAATGGCGAG ccTCCTTTAAGAAGAGCATCTTTGAATCCGCCACCAGAATCGAACATCACGTGGGATGAATATGCCGTTGCTCCGCCAGGTCAATGTCCACTTCTAGGAAGAAATCTTGTTTATAAGGAAAGTAGTAAATCTTTCAAGGCCACTGTGGCGATGAGTCCGGATTTTCCCCTCACCGTCGATATGTTACTTAATGTTCTGGAAGTGATCACGCCGTTTAAGCATCTAAGCAAGTTACGACAATTTGTACTTATGAAGTTGCCCCCTGGATTTCCAGTTAAGATCGACATACCGATTTTGCCTACGGTCACTGctaaaataacttttcaagAGTTCGCCTTTCGAAATGACATAGATCCAGAGTTGTTTCAAGTGCCATCCGACTACTTTGAAGATCCAATGAg ATTTCCAGACTTATGA
- the LOC140674199 gene encoding ankyrin repeat domain-containing protein 13C isoform X3 produces MPMTMAQEEGEKYPIHRCIFQGSVKTLSSLIKTHDIAEKDKQGNTPLHLAVMLGRKECVQLLLAHGAPVKVKNLAGWSPLAEAISYGDRQTISSLVRKLKQQTREQMEERRPNLVAALHQMGDFYMELKWDFQSWVPLVSRVLPSDICKIHKSGASIRMDTTLVDFNDMRWERGDISFIFNGDQKPGHSLIVLDNKAKLFQRVRHKETELEIEDEVDILMSSDIMAAQMSTKGITFSRAQTGWIFREDKREMVGTFHADFYQINGMVLESRKRREHLSEEDLQKNKAIMESLTKGSSQGFKNGEPPLRRASLNPPPESNITWDEYAVAPPGQCPLLGRNLVYKESSKSFKATVAMSPDFPLTVDMLLNVLEVITPFKHLSKLRQFVLMKLPPGFPVKIDIPILPTVTAKITFQEFAFRNDIDPELFQVPSDYFEDPMSEENHRYR; encoded by the exons ATGCCGATGACGATGGCGCAGGAGGAAGGCGAGAAGTATCCGATACACAGGTGTATATTTCAAGGCAGCGTCAAGACGCTGAGTTCTTTAATTAAGACGCACGATATTGCCGAAAAGGATAAACAAG GGAACACACCTTTGCATTTAGCTGTGATGTTAGGAAGAAAAG aatgtGTTCAATTATTGCTTGCACATGGTGCACCTGTAAAAGTGAAGAATCTAGCTGGCTGGAGTCCATTGGCCGAAGCAATCAGTTATGGAGATAGACAAACca TATCATCTTTAGTGCGCAAATTGAAGCAACAAACAAGAGAGCAGATGGAGGAAAGGAGGCCAAATCTAGTTGCCGCGTTGCATCAAATGGGCGATTTTTAtatggaattaaaatgggatttTCAAAGTTGGG tACCATTAGTTTCGAGAGTGTTGCCGTCAGATATATGTAAGATCCATAAAAGCGGGGCTTCGATTAGGATGGACACAACTCTTGTAGACTTTAATGATATGAGATGGGAAAGAGGAGACATATCTTTTATCTTCAACGGTGACCAAAAGCCCGGGCATTCGTTGATTGTCCTCGACAATAAAGCCAAACTTTTCCAAAGAGTGAGACATAAG gaaACGGAACTCGAGATAGAGGATGAAGTTGATATTCTTATGTCTAGCGATATTATGGCAGCACAAATGTCTACCAAAGGTATCACATTTTCTAGAGCACAGACAGGATGGATTTTTAGAGAAGACAAAAGA GAAATGGTAGGAACCTTTCATGCCGATTTCTATCAAATTAACGGCATGGTTTTGGAAAGTAGAAAACGTCGCGAACATTTAAGCGAGGAGGATCTCCAAAAGAATAAAGCTATTATGGAGTCTCTTACCAAAGGTAGTTCTCAAGGTTTTAAAAATGGCGAG ccTCCTTTAAGAAGAGCATCTTTGAATCCGCCACCAGAATCGAACATCACGTGGGATGAATATGCCGTTGCTCCGCCAGGTCAATGTCCACTTCTAGGAAGAAATCTTGTTTATAAGGAAAGTAGTAAATCTTTCAAGGCCACTGTGGCGATGAGTCCGGATTTTCCCCTCACCGTCGATATGTTACTTAATGTTCTGGAAGTGATCACGCCGTTTAAGCATCTAAGCAAGTTACGACAATTTGTACTTATGAAGTTGCCCCCTGGATTTCCAGTTAAGATCGACATACCGATTTTGCCTACGGTCACTGctaaaataacttttcaagAGTTCGCCTTTCGAAATGACATAGATCCAGAGTTGTTTCAAGTGCCATCCGACTACTTTGAAGATCCAATGAg